One window of the Octopus sinensis linkage group LG9, ASM634580v1, whole genome shotgun sequence genome contains the following:
- the LOC115215897 gene encoding uncharacterized protein LOC115215897 produces the protein MAANTCYCCSDKGKTSEEMDLDEALNELGMLSTVTESRKQYLREKQTTSRVARLYKNMDNRQQGKKKIGVIHFNPEYIAKVTIGSNQPSSNIWIQDTFEENNLDFFKNYQKRTESIEADMRSRRLERYRLGRIRRFRRPYEVPWRLMEPLPSNVSQENDSLEPQSKSNSSSPIKYTSSSSSSSSCSLTRSRSFDNLNFAMLKIASDILEETNFSLCKQEIETVSANMRNLQVTE, from the coding sequence ATGGCTGCTAATACCTGCTATTGTTGTTCAGATAAAGGGAAGACGTCCGAAGAAATGGACTTGGATGAGGCTCTCAATGAACTCGGCATGCTGAGTACTGTTACAGAAAGCCGAAAGCAATACTTGCGAGAAAAACAGACGACCTCTCGTGTTGCAAGGCTTTACAAGAATATGGATAATAGGCAACAGGGCAAAAAGAAAATTGGAGTAATTCATTTTAATCCTGAATACATTGCAAAAGTTACAATAGGATCTAATCAGCCATCATCCAATATCTGGATTCAAGACACATTTGAAGAGAATAACTTGGACTTTTTTAAGAATTACCAAAAAAGAACTGAAAGCATAGAAGCAGACATGCGTTCAAGGCGATTAGAGAGGTATCGTCTTGGTAGGATTCGTCGATTCCGGAGACCTTATGAAGTACCTTGGCGCCTAATGGAGCCATTACCTAGCAACGTTTCTCAAGAAAATGATAGTTTAGAACCTCAATCAAAATCTAACTCATCGTCTCCTATTAAATAtacgtcatcgtcgtcatcatcatcgtcgtgttCTCTTACAAGATCCCGTTCCTTTGATAATTTGAACTTTGCAATGCTAAAAATAGCTTCTGACATTCTTGAAGAGACGAATTTTTCTTTATGTAAGCAGGAAATAGAGACTGTTTCTGCTAATATGAGAAACCTTCAGGTGACTGAATAG